GACGAACACGCTGCGGTTATGGTCCGCGCGCGCGCCCGAGGAACTGGACCTCTCCGCGTTCAACCAGGGCGACTATCAGCGCGCGGTCGAGACGCGCAACGCGTCGGAGAACGTGTCGCGGCTGCTGTATCCGGACGACTCGACGATGGCGGGCCGCGAACTGCGTCTGCGCCAGGAATATTTCTTCGTGTCGGCAACGATGCAGGACCTGATCCGCCGTTATCTGCGCACGCACAGCACGTTCGGCCGCTTCTCGGAGAAGGTCGCCGTGCATCTGAACGATACGCATCCGGTGCTCGCCATTCCGGAACTGATGCGGCTGCTGGTCGACATCCATCGCGTGCCGTGGGACAAGGCGCTCGCGCACGTGCAGCAGGTGTTCTCGTACACGAATCACACGCTGATGCCCGAGGCGCTCGAAACCTGGGATGTCGAACTGCTCTCGCGGATGCTGCCGCGGCATCTGGAGATCATCTTCGACATCAACGCGGAGTTCCTGCGCAAGGCGAGCGAAGGCGGCGCGCACGATCCGGAAATGATCCGCCGCATCTCGCTCGTCGACGAATACGGGCAGCGCCGCGTGCGGATGGCGTACCTCGCGATCGTCGCGAGCCACAAGGTGAACGGCGTGTCGAAGCTGCATTCGCAACTGATGACGCGCGACATCTTCAGCGACTTCGCGCGGCTCTTTCCGGACCGCTTCACGAACGTGACGAACGGCATCACGCCGCGCCGCTGGCTCGCGCAGGCGAGCCCGTCGCTCGCGGGGCTGATCGACGACGCGATCGGCCCGCGCTGGCGCGCCGACCTGTTCGAACTCGGCGCGCTGCGCAAGCTGCGCGGCGATGCGTCGTTCGAGGAAGCGTTCCGCGCCGCGAAGCGCAGCAACAAGGTGCGGCTCGCGCATCGGCTTGCGCATCACACGGGGCTGACGTTCGATCCCGATGCGCTGTTCGACATGCAGGTGAAGCGCATCCACGAATACAAGCGGCAACTGCTGAACGTGCTGCACGTGATCGTCCGCTACAACCGCATCCGCGCGGAGCCGCAGCGCGAATGGACGCCGCGCGTCGTGCTGTTCGCGGGCAAGGCGGCGTCCGCGTACCGGATGGCGAAGACCATCATCAAGCTCATCAACGACGTCGCCGCGAAGGTCAATCACGATCCGATCGTCGGCGACCGGCTGAAGGTCGTGTTCGTGCCGAACTACGGCGTGAGCCTCGCGGAGCTGCTGATCCCGGCCGCGAACCTGTCCGAGCAGATTTCGACCGCGGGCACCGAGGCGTCCGGCACCGGCAACATGAAGCTCGCGCTGAACGGCGCGCTGACGATCGGCACGCTCGACGGCGCGAACATCGAGATCTGCGATTCGGTCGGCCCCGAGCACATCTTCATCTTCGGGCATACCGCGGATCAGGTCGACGGACTGCGCTCGGCCGGTTATCGTCCGCGGCAGTTTTACGAGCAGAACGCCGAGCTTCGCATGGCGCTCGACCAGATCCGCACCGGCTTCTTCTCGCCGGGCGACCCCGCGCGCTTCTCGGACATCTTCCACACGCTCGTGGACTGGGGCGATCACTACATGGTGCTGGCGGACTTCGCGGCGTTCGTCGAAGCGCAGGAGGCGGTCGACCGCCGTTTCGTCGACGTGCCGTCGTGGACCGCGAGCGCGATCGAGAACGTCGCGGGAATGGGCATGTTCTCGTCGGATCGCGCGATTGCCGAATACGCGCGCGACATCTGGCGCGTGAAGCCGGTCGAACTCGGTTAGCCGGAACCGCCTGCCGCAGTGCGGCGCGCGTGGCCCGCCGCGCTTATTGCGCGGGCCGCGCCGCCGCGTCGCCCTTGCCGGCCATTGCGCCGCGGATCACGTCCGCGACGCGTTCGACGAACGCGAGTTCGACGCTCGACAGCGCCTCGCGCTGCTCGCCGCCTGACACGACGATCAGCCGGTGCGTGACGTCCTGCGTGATCCACGTGAGCCAGCCGACGACGATCATCATCAGGCCGCAAACGATCGCGACCGCGGAGCCGAACCCTATGCCGGCCGCGAAGCCCGCGACGCCGATCAGAGACAGGATCGTCGGCACCGTGCGGTTGCGCGGGACCGTGACGACGCGCAGGTCCTCGACGTCGCGCAGCGGAAAGACCTGGCCGGCGACGGACAGCGCGGTGCGCGTGACCGAGACGCCGCGTTCGTTGAAGGGGAGTTCCATCGATTCGAGCCGTGCGGGGGAAAGCGCGCAGCGTACCAGAAGCGCGCGTGGCAGAGGAAGCGCCGCGCCGCCGCACGGAGATCGCAGACATGAAAAAAGCGCCCCGAGGGGCGCTTTTTCGCGGAGCCGGCGGACTTCGCCGGCCTTTGCATGGCGATCAGAACTTGTGGCGGATGCCGACGCGGACAGCGACCTGGTTGTCCGAGCCCGTGCCCGACGGCTGGAAGAAGCTCGAAGCCGACGAGCCGATCTGCGCTTGCAGCGGCGTGCCGTTGGCCGAACCCGACGCTTCCTGGTAGATGCCGAGCAGGTACACGTCCGTGCGCTTGCTGAGCGCGTAGTCGATCGCTGCGTTGACCTGGTTCCAGTGGCCGTTCGCGAGGCCCGAAGCGCGCGAGTACGTGTAGCCGAGCGCGCCCGACAGAGCCGACGTGACCGCGTACTTGCCGCCGACTTCGTACGCGTTGTACAGCGTCGACGAACCGATGACCGGCGAGAACAGCGTGTTGGTCCACAACGCCCACAGGGTTGCCGGGCCGACGACGTAACGGCCGCCGACGCCGAACGTGCGCAGTTCGCGGATCTGGTTGCCCGTGCCCGCGGCCGTCGCGAAGTTCGCGAGCGACGTCGAGAACGCCGGCGTGACTTGACCCGGGTACGTGATGTCCGTGTACGCAGCGCCGACGCTGAACGGACCGTACGCGTAGTTCGCGCCGAAGCTGTACGTGCGCGACGAGCCGCCCGTCAGCGTCGCGCCGGTGCCCGGCGAGCCCGCGAATGCGCCTGCCGTGTTCGAGAAGCCGTACAACGCGCCGAACGTGAGGCCCGCGAAGTTCGCGCTCTGGA
The Paraburkholderia caballeronis genome window above contains:
- a CDS encoding glycogen/starch/alpha-glucan phosphorylase, which translates into the protein MTAVDLEVDQLNSSVDALRRSLSNRLMYGVGKDAVAARPQDWLHAAALAVRDRLVARWMSTTRRQYEQDVKRVYYLSMEFLIGRTFTNALLALGIYEPMKEALAGVGVDMEALIDLEPDAALGNGGLGRLAACFLDSMATLGVPGFGYGIRYEYGMFRQQIVDGEQVETPDYWLRSGNPWEFPRPEIQYPVHFGGRTVQRDGHVEWVDTQHVNATAYDTVIPGFATSATNTLRLWSARAPEELDLSAFNQGDYQRAVETRNASENVSRLLYPDDSTMAGRELRLRQEYFFVSATMQDLIRRYLRTHSTFGRFSEKVAVHLNDTHPVLAIPELMRLLVDIHRVPWDKALAHVQQVFSYTNHTLMPEALETWDVELLSRMLPRHLEIIFDINAEFLRKASEGGAHDPEMIRRISLVDEYGQRRVRMAYLAIVASHKVNGVSKLHSQLMTRDIFSDFARLFPDRFTNVTNGITPRRWLAQASPSLAGLIDDAIGPRWRADLFELGALRKLRGDASFEEAFRAAKRSNKVRLAHRLAHHTGLTFDPDALFDMQVKRIHEYKRQLLNVLHVIVRYNRIRAEPQREWTPRVVLFAGKAASAYRMAKTIIKLINDVAAKVNHDPIVGDRLKVVFVPNYGVSLAELLIPAANLSEQISTAGTEASGTGNMKLALNGALTIGTLDGANIEICDSVGPEHIFIFGHTADQVDGLRSAGYRPRQFYEQNAELRMALDQIRTGFFSPGDPARFSDIFHTLVDWGDHYMVLADFAAFVEAQEAVDRRFVDVPSWTASAIENVAGMGMFSSDRAIAEYARDIWRVKPVELG
- a CDS encoding DUF6232 family protein, with product MELPFNERGVSVTRTALSVAGQVFPLRDVEDLRVVTVPRNRTVPTILSLIGVAGFAAGIGFGSAVAIVCGLMMIVVGWLTWITQDVTHRLIVVSGGEQREALSSVELAFVERVADVIRGAMAGKGDAAARPAQ
- a CDS encoding porin, whose product is MKKKILTTAILASIAGAAHAQSSVTLYGLIDAGISYVSNVKTATGSSHAFQYGDGVASGSRWGLRGSEDLGGGLKAIFVLESGFNSGNGTSGQGGALFGRQAFVGLTKDNIGSITLGRQYSLSTDVLGSNYSTGGNTAAGNYAYHVNDVDQLTSSRINNSVKFQSANFAGLTFGALYGFSNTAGAFAGSPGTGATLTGGSSRTYSFGANYAYGPFSVGAAYTDITYPGQVTPAFSTSLANFATAAGTGNQIRELRTFGVGGRYVVGPATLWALWTNTLFSPVIGSSTLYNAYEVGGKYAVTSALSGALGYTYSRASGLANGHWNQVNAAIDYALSKRTDVYLLGIYQEASGSANGTPLQAQIGSSASSFFQPSGTGSDNQVAVRVGIRHKF